One stretch of Variovorax sp. TBS-050B DNA includes these proteins:
- a CDS encoding TRAP transporter large permease subunit, whose translation MSDIAVAGLLIAALFLILGSGVWIGLTLSGVAWIAMQVFSSRPAGDAMAVTIWGSASSWTLTALPLFIWMGEILFRTRLSQDMFKGLAPWMQSLPGRLLHTNVVGCAVFAAVSGSSAATCATIGKMSLPELKRRGYPDDMVIGTLAGAGTLGLLIPPSIIMIVYGVSADVSIARLFIAGVVPGILLALLFSGYIVLWALRHPDRIPPADAKLPFGEKLKASLSLIPVAVLILSVLGSIYAGIATATEAAAVGVVGAMVISAAQGSLSWHSFKEALLGATRLYCMMALILAGAAFLTLAMGYIGLPRHLAEWIGSLGLSKFQLIAMLAVFYVVLGCFLDGISMVVLTMGVIMPTVTAAGIDPVWFGIFIVLVVEMAQITPPVGFNLFVLQGMTGRDLLYIARVTLPMFLLMAAAVLIIYFVPQLVTWLPQQMAP comes from the coding sequence ATGAGTGACATCGCCGTCGCCGGACTGCTGATCGCCGCGCTGTTCCTCATCCTCGGCAGCGGCGTGTGGATCGGCCTCACGCTCTCGGGCGTGGCGTGGATCGCGATGCAGGTCTTCTCGTCGCGCCCCGCGGGCGACGCGATGGCCGTGACCATCTGGGGCTCGGCCTCGAGCTGGACGCTCACCGCACTGCCGCTCTTCATCTGGATGGGCGAGATCCTGTTCCGCACGCGGCTCTCGCAGGACATGTTCAAGGGCCTCGCGCCGTGGATGCAGAGCCTGCCGGGCCGGCTGCTGCACACCAACGTGGTGGGCTGCGCGGTGTTCGCGGCGGTCTCGGGTTCGAGCGCGGCCACCTGCGCCACCATCGGCAAGATGAGCCTGCCCGAACTCAAGCGCCGCGGCTATCCCGACGACATGGTGATCGGCACGCTGGCCGGCGCCGGCACCCTCGGCCTGCTGATTCCGCCGTCGATCATCATGATCGTCTACGGCGTGAGCGCCGACGTCTCCATCGCGCGGCTGTTCATCGCCGGCGTGGTGCCGGGCATCCTGCTCGCGCTGCTGTTCTCGGGTTACATCGTGCTCTGGGCGCTGCGCCATCCCGACCGCATACCGCCGGCCGACGCGAAGCTGCCCTTCGGCGAAAAGCTCAAGGCCTCGCTGTCGCTGATCCCGGTGGCGGTGCTGATCCTCTCGGTGCTCGGCTCCATCTACGCGGGCATTGCCACGGCCACCGAGGCAGCGGCGGTGGGCGTGGTCGGCGCGATGGTGATCTCGGCCGCGCAGGGCTCGCTCAGCTGGCACAGCTTCAAGGAGGCGCTGCTCGGCGCCACGCGCCTCTACTGCATGATGGCGCTGATCCTCGCGGGCGCGGCCTTCCTGACGCTCGCGATGGGCTACATCGGCCTGCCGCGCCACCTGGCCGAATGGATCGGCTCGCTGGGCCTTTCGAAGTTCCAGCTGATCGCGATGCTCGCGGTGTTCTACGTCGTGCTCGGCTGCTTCCTCGACGGCATCTCGATGGTGGTGCTGACCATGGGCGTGATCATGCCGACCGTCACCGCGGCCGGCATCGATCCCGTGTGGTTCGGCATCTTCATCGTGCTGGTGGTCGAAATGGCGCAGATCACGCCGCCCGTGGGCTTCAACCTGTTCGTGCTGCAGGGCATGACGGGCCGCGACCTGCTCTACATCGCGCGCGTCACGCTGCCGATGTTCCTGCTGATGGCGGCCGCGGTGCTCATCATCTACTTCGTGCCGCAACTGGTGACCTGGCTGCCGCAGCAGATGGCGCCCTGA